In the genome of Leptospira sanjuanensis, one region contains:
- a CDS encoding GFA family protein, translated as MNASYAGGCACGAIRYTISDEPIFMNDCQCRDCQRMSGTGHGSYLTFPTRTAVNLNGKATHFDRVGDSGGIKTSAFCPKCGSPVYMTFAAMPELFTVHAASLDEPHRYKPQAVTYTVRGHAWDQMDPSIPKFEKMPPA; from the coding sequence ATGAATGCGTCTTACGCGGGCGGATGTGCATGCGGTGCAATCCGTTACACCATTTCCGATGAACCCATATTTATGAACGATTGTCAATGCCGGGATTGTCAACGGATGAGCGGTACCGGTCATGGATCTTATCTGACGTTTCCAACTCGAACGGCCGTAAACCTGAACGGCAAAGCGACCCATTTTGATAGGGTCGGAGATAGCGGCGGCATTAAGACTTCCGCGTTCTGTCCAAAATGCGGCTCGCCCGTGTACATGACCTTCGCTGCAATGCCTGAACTTTTTACGGTGCACGCCGCGAGTTTGGACGAACCTCATCGATACAAACCGCAAGCGGTGACCTACACAGTGCGCGGTCACGCTTGGGATCAAATGGATCCGTCTATTCCGAAATTCGAAAAAATGCCCCCGGCATAA
- a CDS encoding ArsR/SmtB family transcription factor, with amino-acid sequence MDADLVFKALGDPTRRKLLDLLYEKNGQTLSQLCEHLDMTRQSATQHIGLLETANLISIVWRGREKLHFINPVPLHEIYERWVRKFEHRRLSLLHDLKKELEGENHE; translated from the coding sequence ATGGACGCCGATCTTGTTTTCAAAGCGTTAGGAGACCCGACGCGCAGAAAGTTATTGGACCTTCTTTATGAGAAGAACGGCCAGACCCTAAGTCAGCTTTGCGAGCACTTGGATATGACACGACAATCGGCAACGCAGCATATCGGGCTCCTTGAAACAGCCAACCTGATCAGCATAGTTTGGCGGGGTCGCGAGAAGCTGCATTTCATCAATCCGGTCCCTCTGCACGAGATATACGAGCGGTGGGTGAGGAAATTTGAACATCGGCGACTGAGTCTGTTGCATGATCTGAAGAAGGAACTTGAAGGAGAGAACCATGAGTAA
- a CDS encoding phytoene desaturase family protein, with protein sequence MNIDQIENEFDIIFIGSGMGSLCAASLLAQSYGKKILILEKHFQPGGFTHEFQRKQGKYHWDVGIHYVGDMQDDGLCRKISDKITRKKVQWKRMPEPFEKLIFPTVSFDIYGDPEKFKSDLVNKFPEEAAAVDRYFKDIKKTSNLFGKSIMMRLAPPPLDSVAGLLGESKIFTLKDYLDVNFKSQELKGILAAQWGDYGLPPSKVAFAMHATLVQHYLYGGYYPIGGAGKIFDAVEPILEEFGGAVLSSVEVKEILIKEGKTVGVRAKALRGEESEKDFFAPIVVSCAGAYPTYTKLIPENYPIPFRKGLKEFYNKEKMTTSVCLYLGLSESPAKFGFKGENYWIFSSSDHDQNFSERNDWIGADGEIPNLYLSFPSLKNPEAKSHTMDVITFTDYEHFSPWKSEPWKRRGEEYKLLKEKITERILTTLEARFPGITKIVEYAELSTPITNEHFTSHPDGAIYGLACVPERYKKEECPWFNVRTPIEGLYLTGADAASPGVAGAMMGGLASALAITGSAELLKELRN encoded by the coding sequence ATGAATATCGATCAAATAGAAAACGAGTTCGATATAATATTTATAGGTTCCGGAATGGGAAGTCTTTGCGCGGCCAGCCTTCTGGCTCAATCTTACGGTAAAAAGATTCTTATACTGGAAAAACACTTCCAACCCGGAGGTTTTACGCACGAGTTCCAAAGGAAACAAGGCAAGTATCATTGGGATGTAGGAATCCATTACGTTGGAGACATGCAGGACGACGGCCTTTGCAGAAAAATCTCGGATAAGATCACCCGAAAAAAAGTCCAATGGAAGAGAATGCCGGAACCGTTTGAAAAGTTGATCTTCCCTACGGTGTCTTTCGACATCTATGGCGATCCGGAGAAATTCAAATCGGACCTAGTAAATAAATTTCCAGAAGAAGCGGCAGCCGTCGATCGATATTTCAAAGATATCAAGAAGACTTCGAATCTGTTCGGGAAATCGATCATGATGCGACTTGCTCCTCCCCCTTTGGATTCCGTGGCCGGACTATTGGGAGAATCGAAAATCTTCACTCTCAAAGATTACTTGGATGTTAACTTTAAAAGCCAGGAACTCAAAGGAATTCTCGCTGCCCAATGGGGGGATTACGGATTGCCTCCGTCGAAAGTCGCTTTTGCAATGCACGCAACTCTTGTACAACATTACCTTTACGGCGGCTATTACCCGATCGGCGGCGCCGGAAAAATTTTCGACGCGGTAGAACCGATTCTGGAGGAATTCGGAGGCGCGGTTCTTTCATCCGTTGAAGTTAAAGAAATTCTAATCAAAGAAGGAAAGACCGTCGGAGTCAGGGCCAAGGCTCTTCGAGGAGAAGAATCGGAAAAGGATTTCTTCGCACCGATCGTCGTTTCCTGTGCGGGCGCTTATCCGACTTATACGAAGTTGATTCCGGAGAATTATCCGATTCCGTTTCGAAAAGGTCTAAAAGAATTTTATAATAAAGAAAAGATGACTACGAGCGTCTGTCTTTATCTCGGCTTGTCGGAAAGTCCGGCAAAGTTCGGTTTTAAGGGAGAGAATTATTGGATCTTTTCCTCAAGCGATCACGACCAAAACTTTTCGGAAAGAAACGATTGGATCGGTGCGGATGGAGAAATTCCCAATCTTTACCTTTCGTTTCCAAGTTTGAAAAACCCGGAGGCGAAAAGTCATACGATGGATGTGATCACGTTCACGGATTACGAACATTTTTCTCCCTGGAAATCGGAGCCTTGGAAACGAAGAGGAGAGGAATACAAACTACTCAAAGAGAAAATCACGGAAAGAATTCTGACAACCTTGGAAGCTCGTTTTCCGGGAATCACAAAAATCGTGGAATACGCGGAACTTTCGACTCCGATCACCAACGAACATTTCACTTCGCATCCGGATGGAGCGATTTACGGCTTGGCCTGCGTTCCCGAAAGATACAAAAAGGAAGAATGCCCTTGGTTCAACGTTCGAACTCCGATAGAAGGTTTGTATCTTACCGGCGCCGACGCGGCTTCTCCCGGAGTTGCGGGAGCGATGATGGGAGGTCTTGCTTCCGCACTTGCGATTACCGGAAGCGCCGAACTTCTGAAAGAGTTACGCAACTAA
- a CDS encoding heme-binding beta-barrel domain-containing protein: protein MEAFVDQRRNESSEEENSNDNGIYGPLARLIGRWEGDKGLDISPQKIGKGVIQYYETVSYEPIGITTNAQSQILAGLFYRQLVTDKSTKQVIHDQTGYWMWEAKTGIVFHSFVIPRGTCVVAGGSYVEAGDPIHLEVKAKEGSADWGIIQPPFMTSNAKALEFKNILIIRGDHLFYSQELKIQIYDKIFSHTDENSLMRVVDGR, encoded by the coding sequence ATGGAAGCATTTGTGGATCAAAGAAGGAACGAATCAAGCGAAGAAGAAAACTCTAATGATAACGGAATTTACGGTCCATTGGCCCGTTTGATCGGACGATGGGAAGGGGATAAGGGACTTGATATTTCGCCGCAAAAGATCGGAAAAGGGGTCATACAATACTACGAAACGGTTTCTTACGAACCGATCGGCATTACGACGAACGCGCAATCTCAGATTTTAGCGGGTCTGTTTTACAGACAGTTGGTGACCGATAAGTCGACCAAACAGGTGATTCATGACCAAACGGGATATTGGATGTGGGAAGCGAAAACGGGGATCGTGTTTCATTCCTTTGTGATTCCGAGAGGAACGTGTGTCGTTGCGGGTGGAAGTTACGTCGAGGCGGGCGATCCGATTCATCTGGAAGTCAAGGCAAAAGAGGGGAGCGCGGATTGGGGAATTATCCAGCCGCCGTTTATGACATCCAACGCAAAAGCTTTAGAATTTAAGAATATTCTTATCATTCGAGGCGATCACCTTTTTTATTCTCAAGAATTAAAGATTCAAATCTATGACAAAATCTTTTCTCACACGGATGAGAATTCGCTGATGCGCGTTGTTGATGGCCGCTGA
- a CDS encoding LysR family transcriptional regulator, which yields MDLSKLKSFIVVAEELNFRKSAEILGMSQPPLTRLISSLEEELSTKLFERTTRRVHLTGAGIFLLKEGKEIIARAENLEREVRSIGKLKAGNLNIGFSTTSFLANLPQIIGEFQNRFPKLKFQLHQETRIRILKGLRSGQFDVCFMEGSGFEEGLESHSVHDEGLGVLVPKKHSLAKRKEIELRELKDETIILHPKKEAGKFYDTISQLFKQSGIKPRIYVKNDRESCPILVATGKGVSLTVLGAQNIAPSETQFVPIKRLYLPVSVFWSPENKNPLLKTFLSFVVESDSFKNKKAECLMDVMRL from the coding sequence ATGGACCTGTCAAAACTGAAGTCGTTTATCGTCGTCGCCGAAGAATTGAACTTCCGAAAAAGCGCGGAAATCCTGGGGATGTCGCAACCGCCCCTGACTCGATTGATCTCTTCCTTAGAAGAGGAACTCTCCACGAAGCTGTTCGAACGTACGACACGGCGGGTTCATCTGACCGGCGCGGGAATTTTTCTTTTGAAAGAAGGAAAAGAAATCATTGCACGGGCCGAAAATCTCGAAAGAGAAGTGCGTTCTATCGGCAAACTCAAGGCCGGAAACTTAAACATCGGATTCTCAACAACTTCCTTCTTAGCGAACCTGCCGCAAATCATCGGAGAATTTCAAAATCGGTTTCCGAAACTGAAATTTCAGCTCCATCAAGAAACAAGGATTCGGATTTTAAAAGGGTTACGATCGGGCCAATTCGACGTTTGTTTTATGGAAGGAAGCGGCTTCGAGGAAGGATTGGAAAGTCATTCCGTTCACGACGAAGGACTCGGAGTCTTGGTGCCGAAAAAACACTCCCTCGCAAAACGAAAAGAAATCGAACTTCGAGAATTGAAAGACGAAACGATCATTTTACATCCGAAAAAAGAGGCGGGAAAATTCTACGATACAATCTCTCAGCTTTTCAAACAAAGCGGTATCAAACCGAGGATCTATGTAAAAAACGATCGAGAAAGTTGTCCCATCCTAGTGGCGACAGGCAAAGGAGTTTCACTTACCGTATTAGGAGCTCAGAATATCGCGCCTTCGGAAACTCAATTCGTTCCGATCAAGAGATTATATCTGCCGGTTTCCGTCTTTTGGTCCCCGGAAAACAAAAACCCTTTGCTGAAAACTTTTTTAAGTTTTGTGGTCGAAAGCGATTCCTTTAAGAATAAAAAAGCGGAATGCCTGATGGACGTAATGAGATTGTAG
- a CDS encoding DUF2200 domain-containing protein, translating to MEKHRIFTMPFASVYPMYIQKAERKGRTKEEVDAIIFWLTGYDSKGFQKQLKNEVSFEEFFDQAPHINDHVSLIKGVVCGLRVEEIEDKLMQKIRYLDKLVDELAKGKAMEKILRDPNQKR from the coding sequence ATGGAAAAACACAGAATCTTTACTATGCCTTTCGCAAGCGTCTACCCTATGTATATTCAAAAAGCGGAACGTAAAGGACGAACCAAAGAGGAAGTTGATGCGATTATTTTTTGGCTCACGGGATACGATTCGAAAGGTTTTCAAAAACAACTTAAGAATGAAGTCAGTTTCGAAGAATTCTTCGATCAAGCTCCTCATATCAACGATCACGTTTCTCTCATCAAAGGAGTCGTTTGCGGTCTTCGTGTAGAAGAAATCGAAGATAAACTGATGCAGAAAATCCGTTATCTGGATAAGTTAGTGGATGAATTGGCCAAAGGAAAGGCGATGGAAAAAATTCTACGAGATCCGAATCAAAAGCGATAG
- a CDS encoding TetR/AcrR family transcriptional regulator, with protein MKNSSDKISYHHGDLKKALLEASLRILKEEGYKALSLRKAAAYAGVSQSAPYRHYEDLESLYADIAEEGFRLLAERQKKLQIKYRKKPLLLFRESGVCYVEFALEFPDLFRIMYGNQIESHSKYKSLVRTEDESFQIIVEIIRDCQRAGVIRTEDAVSSATSAWTMVHGIAVLLAGKQVMFRSVDLKEARRITKELIHYLYTGMKSDETSTKRSHSFL; from the coding sequence ATGAAAAACTCCTCCGATAAAATTTCGTATCATCACGGCGACTTAAAAAAAGCCTTATTAGAGGCTTCACTCCGCATTCTGAAAGAAGAAGGTTATAAGGCGTTGAGTCTTAGAAAAGCCGCCGCCTACGCGGGAGTCAGTCAATCCGCGCCTTATCGACACTATGAGGATTTAGAATCCTTATATGCGGACATAGCGGAAGAGGGCTTTCGGTTGCTCGCCGAGCGTCAAAAAAAATTGCAGATCAAATATAGGAAAAAACCTCTTCTGCTATTTCGCGAATCGGGTGTTTGTTACGTGGAATTCGCTCTGGAATTTCCGGATCTTTTCCGTATCATGTACGGAAATCAGATCGAGAGCCATTCTAAATACAAATCCTTGGTTAGAACGGAAGATGAATCCTTTCAAATCATCGTCGAAATCATCCGCGATTGTCAGCGGGCGGGAGTCATTCGAACCGAGGATGCGGTAAGTTCGGCGACTTCCGCTTGGACCATGGTGCACGGCATTGCTGTCCTCTTAGCGGGAAAACAAGTTATGTTTCGGTCCGTAGATCTGAAAGAAGCAAGAAGAATCACGAAGGAATTGATTCATTATCTTTATACCGGAATGAAATCGGATGAAACTTCGACAAAACGTTCGCATTCATTTTTATGA
- a CDS encoding MHYT domain-containing protein gives MTLFQNFFLFDTSTPFLPSSYDPALIVLSVLVSIFSSFIALQMVGQSDPESSSKGSKLLILFAGSLALGCGVWAMHFIGMLSFQLCTTVSYDKTLTIVSMIPSFVASMIALAYVARPKIHWVELVFGGVLVGSGIGAMHYTGMAAMRTDVLLRYDPVFFSLSILVAVILAILSLWVRFGLSNLKLSRNVSTLIAGSVMGLAISGMHYTGMFAARFIGTPDTSFAAGSSNPTFLALAVSITTITFTAFTFAVNAFIRYRKLVNNLRASETRMRAIVTTAVDGVFTLNKEGRILDFNNSAEKIFGYQSEEVIGKNIQLLIPEALGNKEEDWIDKRLLGKFIGTGQESFGLKKDGGRFPIRLAVGYAKLPNEDILVCFVTDISEQKLIETALKQSELQKRSLIENIPGVTYRCLLNDKWTIVFLSEAVETLTGYPVSDFMEPNPKRYFVDLIVPEDRERIGAVVQEAVQKKKAFVLEYRILDKNGNVKWCWGHGSAIFGGNGEVLFLDGVILDITERRNMEEELRRSMEKAELAALTKTSFLANMSHEIRTPMNSIIGFTEVLLSGELKKDQVSHLEIIKGSARSLLRLLNDILNTAKLEKGAVELENNTFSLFKLISELKSIFGLNARKKNLEFEVIRDPNLNEFFIGDSLRIRQILTNLIGNAIKFTDRGKVVFRIDSEDSYIHFSVKDTGIGIRADRLDKIFDPFTQADISTTRRYGGTGLGTTICKQLTDLMKGEIWVESEFGKGSVFHVRLPLVPNTRIDWHKEKPFDYRYPKLKILVVDDMEKNTELLKLLLTNEGHAVSVVYRGEDAVRKYSEETFDVIFMDVQMPGIDGLETARIIRFHETQEKVKRTPIIALTASVFQEDREAAKEAGMDGFVAKPIDLPELLSELASVLRLDGVSGSRKETKIPALIAPSESDKERIRILFPEILNAFQRGTIEESHINELLTLIAGKVEEERIEKFLSNVNQFEFEEARSRLFEFSSFLNIPGIES, from the coding sequence ATGACATTGTTTCAGAATTTTTTTCTATTCGATACGTCCACCCCCTTTCTTCCCAGTTCCTACGATCCGGCGCTGATCGTTCTTTCCGTTCTTGTTTCGATTTTTTCTTCGTTTATCGCGCTTCAGATGGTCGGTCAAAGCGACCCCGAGTCTTCGAGTAAAGGAAGTAAGCTTCTGATTCTTTTTGCAGGTAGTCTTGCGCTCGGTTGCGGAGTTTGGGCGATGCATTTTATCGGAATGCTTTCCTTTCAACTCTGCACGACCGTTTCTTATGACAAAACTCTTACCATCGTTTCGATGATTCCGAGCTTCGTCGCTTCTATGATCGCTCTTGCGTACGTAGCGCGCCCCAAGATTCACTGGGTGGAATTGGTTTTCGGCGGCGTGTTGGTGGGTTCGGGTATAGGAGCCATGCACTATACCGGAATGGCTGCGATGAGAACCGATGTTTTACTGCGTTACGATCCCGTATTCTTCTCGCTTTCGATTTTAGTCGCGGTGATTCTCGCGATTCTTTCCCTTTGGGTCCGTTTCGGTTTATCGAATTTAAAATTAAGCCGAAATGTTTCCACTTTGATCGCGGGTTCCGTGATGGGACTTGCGATTTCCGGTATGCATTATACCGGGATGTTCGCCGCAAGATTCATAGGAACTCCGGACACTTCCTTTGCCGCAGGATCTTCCAATCCTACTTTTTTAGCGCTGGCGGTTTCGATCACTACGATCACGTTCACCGCGTTTACGTTTGCGGTAAATGCGTTCATCCGTTACAGAAAACTTGTCAACAACCTCCGCGCGAGTGAAACCCGTATGAGAGCGATCGTTACGACCGCGGTAGACGGAGTGTTTACTCTTAACAAGGAAGGCCGCATTCTTGATTTCAACAATTCAGCCGAAAAGATATTCGGTTACCAAAGCGAAGAAGTGATCGGTAAGAACATCCAGCTTCTCATTCCGGAAGCGCTCGGAAACAAAGAGGAAGACTGGATTGATAAGCGACTTCTCGGAAAATTCATCGGCACGGGTCAGGAATCCTTCGGTTTAAAAAAGGACGGAGGGCGATTTCCGATTCGTCTAGCGGTCGGTTATGCGAAACTTCCGAACGAAGACATTCTTGTTTGTTTTGTCACGGACATCAGCGAACAAAAACTGATCGAGACCGCTCTGAAACAAAGCGAACTTCAAAAACGTTCCCTCATCGAAAACATTCCCGGCGTCACGTATCGTTGTTTGCTGAACGATAAATGGACCATCGTGTTTTTGAGCGAAGCGGTGGAAACGTTAACCGGTTATCCGGTCAGCGATTTTATGGAACCGAATCCGAAACGATACTTCGTCGACTTGATCGTTCCGGAAGACCGGGAACGCATCGGCGCGGTCGTGCAGGAAGCGGTCCAAAAGAAAAAGGCCTTCGTCTTGGAATACCGTATCCTCGATAAAAACGGAAACGTCAAATGGTGCTGGGGCCACGGCAGCGCCATTTTCGGAGGCAACGGAGAAGTCCTTTTTTTGGACGGCGTTATTTTGGACATCACCGAACGAAGAAACATGGAGGAAGAATTACGAAGATCCATGGAAAAAGCGGAACTCGCCGCGCTTACTAAAACCTCCTTTCTCGCGAACATGAGTCATGAGATCAGAACTCCTATGAATTCGATCATCGGCTTTACGGAAGTTCTTCTTTCGGGAGAATTGAAGAAGGATCAAGTCAGTCATCTTGAAATCATCAAAGGTTCGGCTAGATCCTTGTTGCGTTTGTTAAACGACATTCTCAACACCGCCAAGCTCGAAAAAGGAGCGGTGGAGCTGGAAAACAACACGTTCTCCCTTTTTAAATTGATAAGCGAATTGAAGTCCATCTTCGGCTTAAACGCGCGCAAGAAGAATCTCGAGTTCGAAGTGATCCGCGATCCGAATCTGAACGAATTTTTCATCGGCGATTCCTTAAGAATCCGCCAGATTCTCACCAATCTGATCGGAAACGCGATCAAGTTCACCGATCGAGGCAAGGTCGTTTTCCGAATCGATTCAGAGGATTCTTATATACATTTTTCCGTAAAGGATACCGGAATCGGAATCCGGGCCGACAGATTGGATAAGATCTTCGATCCGTTTACGCAAGCGGACATTTCGACCACGAGACGTTACGGCGGGACCGGCTTGGGAACGACGATCTGTAAACAGTTAACGGATCTGATGAAGGGCGAAATCTGGGTGGAAAGCGAATTCGGAAAAGGAAGCGTATTTCACGTTAGGCTTCCTTTGGTTCCCAATACGAGGATCGATTGGCATAAGGAAAAGCCGTTCGATTATCGATACCCGAAACTCAAGATTCTCGTCGTGGACGATATGGAAAAGAACACGGAACTACTCAAACTTCTTCTGACGAACGAAGGTCACGCCGTTTCGGTAGTTTATAGAGGGGAGGACGCGGTCCGCAAATACTCGGAAGAAACGTTCGACGTGATCTTTATGGACGTTCAAATGCCGGGTATCGACGGTTTGGAAACCGCAAGAATCATCCGCTTTCATGAAACGCAGGAGAAGGTAAAAAGAACTCCGATCATCGCTTTGACCGCGAGCGTATTTCAAGAGGATCGGGAAGCGGCGAAAGAGGCGGGAATGGACGGTTTCGTCGCCAAGCCGATCGATCTTCCCGAATTGTTAAGCGAACTCGCTTCCGTTCTTCGGTTGGACGGGGTTTCCGGTTCCAGGAAGGAAACGAAAATTCCCGCGTTGATCGCGCCCAGCGAATCCGATAAGGAACGAATCAGAATTTTGTTCCCGGAAATTCTAAACGCGTTTCAAAGAGGAACGATCGAAGAATCGCATATCAACGAATTGTTGACCTTGATCGCCGGAAAAGTGGAGGAGGAGCGGATCGAAAAATTCCTTTCCAACGTCAATCAGTTCGAATTCGAAGAGGCGCGGTCGAGATTATTTGAATTTTCATCTTTTTTGAATATTCCGGGAATTGAAAGTTAA
- a CDS encoding 7TM-DISM domain-containing protein has translation MLETAGFASICLMGLYHIILFFFRRGSKEYLYFGLFCILMGIRQLHNENHTFYPNLIIKRTLNKSSTIGSSRRSRIRF, from the coding sequence ATGCTCGAAACAGCCGGCTTCGCATCCATCTGTCTCATGGGCCTATATCATATTATTCTATTCTTTTTCAGACGAGGTTCCAAAGAGTATCTGTATTTTGGATTATTCTGCATTCTTATGGGAATACGTCAGCTTCACAACGAGAATCACACTTTCTACCCAAACCTTATTATCAAACGGACATTGAACAAATCATCTACGATTGGCTCGTCAAGACGAAGTAGAATCAGATTCTGA
- a CDS encoding NAD(P)/FAD-dependent oxidoreductase — protein sequence MKLDSEVLIIGGGPAGLSAALSLGRMSRTALVCDDNRPRNAPSSHLNNFPTRDGIHPAEWRRLVKKDLEKYKTISFFEGSVLSVEKSVSGFTAKFSSGERASFKKVVLAYGVEDRPLLVPGFKELWGKSIFHCPYCHGFEIRGSRIGLISNSEMTFHMVSLINDLASDLILLTNGKAVFSEEQKEVLNRRSIRLIEDPIVGFVHEGEQLKGISLSNGQVVERQVAFFQPLLPFKLKSQIGEELGCEKTQFGFYKVNERGATTVDGVFACGDNVTMGHSVLLAAASGSMAGAGIVAELLGEVFSRI from the coding sequence ATGAAGTTGGATTCCGAGGTGTTGATTATCGGCGGCGGACCTGCGGGTCTGAGCGCCGCCCTATCTTTGGGTCGTATGAGCCGAACGGCTTTGGTGTGCGACGACAATCGTCCCAGAAACGCCCCTTCCTCTCATCTGAATAATTTTCCTACGCGTGATGGAATTCATCCTGCGGAGTGGAGAAGGCTGGTGAAAAAGGATTTGGAAAAATATAAGACGATTTCTTTCTTTGAAGGTTCGGTTTTGTCCGTAGAGAAATCCGTTTCCGGTTTTACCGCAAAGTTTTCTTCGGGAGAGCGGGCTTCTTTTAAGAAAGTGGTCCTCGCTTACGGAGTGGAGGACCGTCCTTTGCTTGTTCCCGGTTTTAAAGAGCTTTGGGGGAAATCCATTTTTCATTGTCCGTATTGTCATGGATTCGAAATCCGCGGCTCTCGAATCGGTCTGATCTCTAATTCTGAAATGACGTTTCATATGGTATCTTTGATAAACGACTTGGCATCCGATCTGATCTTGCTTACGAATGGGAAGGCGGTGTTCAGTGAAGAACAGAAAGAAGTTTTAAACAGAAGAAGTATTCGACTAATCGAGGATCCGATCGTAGGTTTCGTGCATGAAGGCGAACAACTCAAAGGGATTTCACTCTCAAACGGTCAAGTCGTGGAACGGCAAGTAGCGTTTTTTCAACCGCTCTTACCGTTCAAACTCAAATCGCAAATCGGAGAAGAACTCGGTTGCGAAAAAACTCAGTTCGGTTTTTACAAAGTGAACGAAAGAGGCGCAACGACCGTGGACGGGGTTTTTGCTTGCGGAGATAATGTTACGATGGGTCATTCCGTTCTATTGGCCGCCGCTTCCGGTTCGATGGCGGGCGCAGGTATCGTCGCCGAGCTTTTGGGCGAAGTTTTTTCGAGGATTTGA
- a CDS encoding SRPBCC family protein: protein MSKEKTSFVYVTYIRSTPEKVFEAITKPEVARLYWGHENISDWKPESTWEHVRANEQRTVNIVGKVVEVMPPSRLVITWASPSQAADPESYSRVTFNVEEYEDMVRLTVTHDELEAGSGMAKGIQQGWPIVLSSLKSLLETGQGIDVFAKPKSTSSADLS from the coding sequence ATGAGTAAAGAGAAAACGAGTTTTGTTTACGTGACCTATATCCGCTCGACACCGGAGAAAGTCTTCGAGGCGATCACAAAGCCCGAGGTCGCGAGGCTCTATTGGGGTCACGAGAATATCTCCGACTGGAAACCTGAATCAACATGGGAACATGTGCGTGCGAACGAACAACGAACGGTGAACATCGTCGGAAAGGTGGTCGAGGTTATGCCGCCGAGTCGCCTCGTAATCACTTGGGCGAGCCCTTCCCAAGCGGCAGATCCGGAAAGTTATAGTCGAGTGACTTTCAATGTCGAGGAATACGAGGATATGGTGCGCCTAACGGTTACTCATGACGAACTAGAAGCGGGAAGCGGAATGGCAAAGGGAATCCAACAAGGTTGGCCGATTGTGCTTTCCAGTCTGAAGTCATTGCTGGAAACGGGGCAGGGTATCGATGTCTTTGCTAAACCGAAGTCGACTTCGAGTGCGGATCTTTCATGA
- a CDS encoding phasin-related domain-containing protein, with translation MDQQIRDGLNAGFGVLQIGREQIENLKQTLNKNFQNLVAKGAADNSESVMRLREFVDTIFKRYSGLANQAEKGYEDVRNKFSEVVDQFTSSKPKKSPQPPIKKTAA, from the coding sequence ATGGATCAACAAATCAGAGACGGATTAAACGCAGGATTTGGTGTTCTACAAATCGGAAGGGAACAAATTGAAAATCTGAAACAGACCTTAAATAAGAACTTCCAGAATTTGGTAGCAAAAGGCGCCGCCGATAACTCCGAATCCGTAATGAGATTGCGTGAGTTCGTAGATACGATATTCAAAAGATATTCGGGATTAGCGAACCAGGCAGAAAAGGGATACGAGGACGTTCGCAACAAATTCTCGGAAGTGGTGGATCAATTTACTTCTTCAAAACCGAAAAAAAGTCCTCAACCACCGATCAAGAAAACGGCAGCTTAA